TTGACGCATTACGCTATTTCCAACAACATTATTTCCACATGATCAATTTCATTGCTTCTACCCCCAGGGGTTAGAATGCAAATTTTGTAGTATTGAATGTGACAGTGGATTGGAATATCCTTTGACAGCTTTATGCCATCTTACCCTATGCATTCGGGGTAACTTTTTTGCTTTTTTGTTGCTATAAAACTATATGTTAAAGAGCCCCCTAAAAGTTCTGGTCGCTGAAGGTTCCTCTGATTTGGCACTGCGTGTCCGGGAACTTTTATCTGAACTCGATTTCGTTACCTCAATAGGGTATGCTAAGAATGGCCACGAAGCCTTGGCGCTGGCAGAATTCATGAACCCGGATTTTATCCTGCTCGATATCAAAATGCCAGGCATGAATGACCTCGATGTGCTTGAAAAACTTCGTCTTCAAAAGCATGAAGTAAAAATTATTCTTCTTACGACTCATCCGGATGAATACCTCAGACAAAAATGTCTTGAGTTGGGAGCTGATTATTACCTGGACAAAATGCTTGAATTCGACCAAATCGCAGATATTCTAAGATATCAACCGCGACAATCAGCTGCCTCCTAATATTCATTTTATGAGCTTCAACAGTCCGTACAATCAAATCGTGATCATTGATGATACCGATGTTGACCTGTTCATTTCAAAAAAAATA
Above is a window of Bacteroidota bacterium DNA encoding:
- a CDS encoding response regulator → MLKSPLKVLVAEGSSDLALRVRELLSELDFVTSIGYAKNGHEALALAEFMNPDFILLDIKMPGMNDLDVLEKLRLQKHEVKIILLTTHPDEYLRQKCLELGADYYLDKMLEFDQIADILRYQPRQSAAS